One window of Magallana gigas chromosome 2, xbMagGiga1.1, whole genome shotgun sequence genomic DNA carries:
- the LOC105334361 gene encoding archaemetzincin-2 isoform X2 — MVPLNAKLHMKKFRMRKMPDSCILKKKSKSGEWLAEHKERGQNFKRYSTGMTINRPTYSKKFIYLTPLIFDEEPVPKSILESLSIYAAIFFDVPIKIGKKKNMLKDVPNRINEDSKTFQVDASAVLDKMEVPSDAFCVAGITMCDLYPKPSWNFVFGQAQLANSCGVYSLARYLSNFGSSQNTVYKPEEEKGGEPTIIRRACKVMCHEIGHMYGLSHCIYFECLMNGSNHLQEADKRPSFLCPLCLNKLYFITRFDIEKRYRKMMDFWGSHGLQAEVEWLQTRLDIVLGSE; from the exons ATGGTACCATTAAATGCAAAACTGCACATGAAAAAATTCCGAATGAGAAAAATGCCAGATTCATGTATCCTG aaaaagaaatccaaatCAGGAGAATGGCTTGCAGAGCACAAAGAAAGAGGTCAAAATTTCAAACGATATTCCACTGGCATGACTATAAACAGACCAACCTATAGCAAGAAGTTCATTTACCTTACCCCCTTGATATTTGATGAGGAACCGGTGCCAAAGAGCATCCTTGAATCACTGTCAATATATGCTGCCATCTTTTTTGATGTGCCAATCAAAATTGGCAAGAAAAAGAATATGCTTAAAGATGTACCTAACAGAATTAATGAAGATTCAAAGACTTTCCAAGTTGATGCCTCTGCAGTGTTAGATAAAATGGAGGTTCCATCAGATGCATTTTGTGTGGCAGGAATAACAATGTGTGATTTGTACCCAAAACCTTCGTGGAACTTTGTCTTTGGTCAAGCACAATTGGCCAATAGCTGCGGAGTGTACTCATTAGCTAGATATCTATCCAATTTTGGGTCCTCACAAAACACTGTATATAAGCCAGAAGA AGAAAAGGGTGGAGAGCCAACCATTATAAGGAGGGCCTGTAAAGTCATGTGTCATGAAATCGGCCACATGTATGGACTGAGCCACTGTATCTACTTTGAATGCCTGATGAATGGTTCCAACCATTTACAAGAAGCTGACAAAAGACCATCATTTCTGTGTCCACTTTGTTTGAACAAGCTGTACTTTATCACGAGATTTGACATTGAGAAGAGATACAGGAAAATGATGGATTTCTGGGGCTCCCATGGTCTTCAAGCAGAGGTGGAATGGCTCCAGACACGTTTAGATATTGTGTTAGGATCtgaatga
- the LOC105334361 gene encoding archaemetzincin-2 isoform X1: protein MAQSSTASVDAKLLQIIGIEVLSEKKKDISTACNGTIKCKTAHEKIPNEKNARFMYPDPVSFTQKKKSKSGEWLAEHKERGQNFKRYSTGMTINRPTYSKKFIYLTPLIFDEEPVPKSILESLSIYAAIFFDVPIKIGKKKNMLKDVPNRINEDSKTFQVDASAVLDKMEVPSDAFCVAGITMCDLYPKPSWNFVFGQAQLANSCGVYSLARYLSNFGSSQNTVYKPEEEKGGEPTIIRRACKVMCHEIGHMYGLSHCIYFECLMNGSNHLQEADKRPSFLCPLCLNKLYFITRFDIEKRYRKMMDFWGSHGLQAEVEWLQTRLDIVLGSE from the exons atggcACAGTCGTCGACCGCCAGTGTTGATGCTAAATTACTGCAAATAATAGGAATTGAAGTTTTGTCT gaaaaaaagaaagatattagTACTGCATGCAATGGTACCATTAAATGCAAAACTGCACATGAAAAAATTCCGAATGAGAAAAATGCCAGATTCATGTATCCTG atccAGTTTCATTcacacagaaaaagaaatccaaatCAGGAGAATGGCTTGCAGAGCACAAAGAAAGAGGTCAAAATTTCAAACGATATTCCACTGGCATGACTATAAACAGACCAACCTATAGCAAGAAGTTCATTTACCTTACCCCCTTGATATTTGATGAGGAACCGGTGCCAAAGAGCATCCTTGAATCACTGTCAATATATGCTGCCATCTTTTTTGATGTGCCAATCAAAATTGGCAAGAAAAAGAATATGCTTAAAGATGTACCTAACAGAATTAATGAAGATTCAAAGACTTTCCAAGTTGATGCCTCTGCAGTGTTAGATAAAATGGAGGTTCCATCAGATGCATTTTGTGTGGCAGGAATAACAATGTGTGATTTGTACCCAAAACCTTCGTGGAACTTTGTCTTTGGTCAAGCACAATTGGCCAATAGCTGCGGAGTGTACTCATTAGCTAGATATCTATCCAATTTTGGGTCCTCACAAAACACTGTATATAAGCCAGAAGA AGAAAAGGGTGGAGAGCCAACCATTATAAGGAGGGCCTGTAAAGTCATGTGTCATGAAATCGGCCACATGTATGGACTGAGCCACTGTATCTACTTTGAATGCCTGATGAATGGTTCCAACCATTTACAAGAAGCTGACAAAAGACCATCATTTCTGTGTCCACTTTGTTTGAACAAGCTGTACTTTATCACGAGATTTGACATTGAGAAGAGATACAGGAAAATGATGGATTTCTGGGGCTCCCATGGTCTTCAAGCAGAGGTGGAATGGCTCCAGACACGTTTAGATATTGTGTTAGGATCtgaatga
- the LOC105334361 gene encoding archaemetzincin-2 isoform X3 — MYPDPVSFTQKKKSKSGEWLAEHKERGQNFKRYSTGMTINRPTYSKKFIYLTPLIFDEEPVPKSILESLSIYAAIFFDVPIKIGKKKNMLKDVPNRINEDSKTFQVDASAVLDKMEVPSDAFCVAGITMCDLYPKPSWNFVFGQAQLANSCGVYSLARYLSNFGSSQNTVYKPEEEKGGEPTIIRRACKVMCHEIGHMYGLSHCIYFECLMNGSNHLQEADKRPSFLCPLCLNKLYFITRFDIEKRYRKMMDFWGSHGLQAEVEWLQTRLDIVLGSE; from the exons ATGTATCCTG atccAGTTTCATTcacacagaaaaagaaatccaaatCAGGAGAATGGCTTGCAGAGCACAAAGAAAGAGGTCAAAATTTCAAACGATATTCCACTGGCATGACTATAAACAGACCAACCTATAGCAAGAAGTTCATTTACCTTACCCCCTTGATATTTGATGAGGAACCGGTGCCAAAGAGCATCCTTGAATCACTGTCAATATATGCTGCCATCTTTTTTGATGTGCCAATCAAAATTGGCAAGAAAAAGAATATGCTTAAAGATGTACCTAACAGAATTAATGAAGATTCAAAGACTTTCCAAGTTGATGCCTCTGCAGTGTTAGATAAAATGGAGGTTCCATCAGATGCATTTTGTGTGGCAGGAATAACAATGTGTGATTTGTACCCAAAACCTTCGTGGAACTTTGTCTTTGGTCAAGCACAATTGGCCAATAGCTGCGGAGTGTACTCATTAGCTAGATATCTATCCAATTTTGGGTCCTCACAAAACACTGTATATAAGCCAGAAGA AGAAAAGGGTGGAGAGCCAACCATTATAAGGAGGGCCTGTAAAGTCATGTGTCATGAAATCGGCCACATGTATGGACTGAGCCACTGTATCTACTTTGAATGCCTGATGAATGGTTCCAACCATTTACAAGAAGCTGACAAAAGACCATCATTTCTGTGTCCACTTTGTTTGAACAAGCTGTACTTTATCACGAGATTTGACATTGAGAAGAGATACAGGAAAATGATGGATTTCTGGGGCTCCCATGGTCTTCAAGCAGAGGTGGAATGGCTCCAGACACGTTTAGATATTGTGTTAGGATCtgaatga